One Platichthys flesus chromosome 14, fPlaFle2.1, whole genome shotgun sequence genomic region harbors:
- the LOC133968035 gene encoding zinc finger and BTB domain-containing protein 14-like: protein MSDLLRYIDYDHKATFLKMLNQQRMEGEHCDVVVVVENIEFRAHRCVLAACSNYFKKLFKKQSDEDNSIVELDFIRSDIFEEVLNYMYTARLAVRKKDINMMMSSGQILGINFLDNLCTQKRELTNMKTRENQAPGDHGMRAQDAILKELAMEEVRKNSFYDQGMDGMGPGGSHVSQPHNYNTNMSKDPHSHGWGSSTSSDMKLEYLLYGHRDHGSCQGTGAKPLDHNAKKERLLTANRPYACEHCPKAFTTAAHLKEHLKIHSGFKPHRCVVCGKAFIRGPDLKRHERVHSNERPFACQMCEKAFKHKSHLKDHERQHRGERPFNCGSCEKAFIKASDLKRHWNTMHSGNPRRQMSLSPAASQHGQAEAADQRDWKMETGPHSHNSGDC, encoded by the coding sequence ATGTCTGATTTACTGAGATATATCGACTATGACCACAAAGCCACCTTCCTGAAGATGCTCAACCAGCAGCGGATGGAGGGGGAGCACTGCgacgtggtggtggtggtggagaacATCGAGTTCAGGGCTCACCGCTGTGTCCTGGCCGCCTGCAGCAACTACTTCAAGAAGCTCTTCAAGAAGCAGAGCGACGAGGACAACTCCATCGTGGAGCTGGACTTCATCCGCTCCGACATCTTCGAGGAGGTGCTCAACTACATGTACACGGCGCGGCTCGCCGTCAGGAAGAAGGACATCAACATGATGATGTCCTCCGGCCAGATCCTTGGGATCAACTTCCTGGATAACCTGTGCACGCAGAAGCGGGAGCTGACCAACATGAAGACCCGGGAGAACCAGGCGCCGGGCGACCACGGGATGAGAGCTCAGGACGCCATCCTGAAGGAGCTggccatggaggaggtgaggaagaacAGCTTCTACGACCAGGGGATGGACGGGATGGGGCCGGGCGGCTCGCACGTGTCGCAGCCacacaactacaacaccaacatgAGTAAAGATCCCCACAGCCACGGCTGgggctcctccacctccagcgaCATGAAGCTGGAGTACCTGCTGTACGGCCACCGCGACCACGGCTCCTGCCAGGGCACGGGAGCCAAGCCCCTGGACCACAACGCCAAAAAGGAGCGGTTGCTCACCGCCAACCGGCCCTACGCGTGCGAGCACTGCCCCAAAGCCTTCACCACTGCCGCCCACCTCAAGGAGCACCTGAAGATCCACTCCGGATTCAAGCCCCACCGCTGCGTCGTCTGTGGCAAGGCCTTCATCAGGGGCCCGGACCTGAAGAGGCACGAGAGGGTTCACAGCAACGAGCGGCCCTTCGCCTGTCAAATGTGCGAAAAGGCCTTCAAGCACAAGTCCCACCTGAAAGACCACGAACGGCAACACCGGGGCGAGCGGCCGTTCAACTGCGGCTCCTGTGAAAAAGCCTTCATCAAGGCGTCGGACCTGAAGCGCCACTGGAACACCATGCACAGCGGGAACCCCCGAAGACAGATGTCCCTGTCCCCCGCCGCCTCCCAGCACGGACAGGCAGAGGCCGCCGACCAGAGAGACTGGAAAATGGAGACCGGGCCACATTCGCACAACTCTGGGGACTGTTGA